A genomic region of Barnesiella viscericola DSM 18177 contains the following coding sequences:
- a CDS encoding efflux RND transporter periplasmic adaptor subunit: MLIREKLRRISLRSWIYIAIALVIVGGGLYWLLKPAPPGPVLPIVEVEPVKTDDVEIYGEYVGRIRAQQFVEIRARVEGFLERMLFDEGTYVKKGQPLFIIDPKQYQARANKAKAQLNKNKALALKAERDLERIRPLYQQNAASQLDLDNAIASYESAKAEVEMSEADLTQAETALSYTTVSSPISGYISERNVDIGTLVSPGGQSLLATVVKSDTVRVDFSMTGLDYLKSKARNVNLGQKDTTRTWEPYITITLPDNSAYPQRGIVDFADPQVDPQTGTFSVRAEMPNPEHILLPGQFTKVRLLLDVREKAVVVPTKAIVIEKGGAYIFVVRTDSIAERRMVELGPEVGNNVIIERGLVPNENIVVEGFHKLTHGDKVIPAVYQEKAQESTTKN, encoded by the coding sequence ATGCTGATACGCGAGAAACTGCGTCGCATCTCCCTGCGCTCATGGATATATATAGCCATCGCACTGGTTATCGTTGGCGGTGGCCTGTACTGGCTTTTGAAGCCGGCTCCTCCGGGTCCGGTACTCCCCATCGTAGAAGTAGAACCGGTAAAGACCGACGATGTGGAAATCTATGGCGAATACGTAGGTCGCATCAGAGCCCAGCAGTTTGTCGAAATACGCGCCCGGGTCGAAGGCTTCCTCGAACGCATGCTTTTCGACGAGGGTACATACGTAAAGAAGGGACAGCCGCTGTTCATCATCGACCCCAAGCAATATCAGGCCCGAGCCAACAAGGCAAAAGCCCAGCTGAACAAGAATAAAGCTCTGGCCTTGAAGGCCGAACGCGACTTGGAACGTATCCGTCCGCTCTATCAACAAAACGCTGCCAGCCAGCTCGACCTGGATAATGCCATCGCCTCCTACGAGAGTGCCAAGGCCGAGGTCGAAATGAGCGAAGCCGACCTCACGCAGGCCGAGACGGCTTTGAGTTATACGACGGTAAGCTCACCCATCTCGGGATACATTTCGGAGCGGAACGTCGACATCGGTACCCTCGTGAGCCCAGGCGGTCAGTCGTTGCTGGCCACGGTTGTCAAGAGCGACACCGTGCGTGTCGATTTCAGCATGACGGGGCTCGACTATTTGAAGAGCAAGGCGCGCAACGTCAATCTGGGACAAAAGGATACAACCCGCACGTGGGAACCCTATATCACCATTACCCTGCCCGACAACTCGGCCTACCCTCAACGAGGTATCGTCGACTTTGCCGACCCACAGGTCGACCCGCAAACCGGTACCTTCTCAGTGCGGGCCGAGATGCCCAACCCCGAGCACATCTTACTCCCGGGACAGTTCACCAAGGTACGGCTCCTGCTCGACGTGCGTGAAAAAGCAGTCGTAGTCCCCACGAAAGCCATCGTCATCGAAAAAGGCGGAGCCTATATCTTTGTCGTGCGTACCGACAGCATAGCCGAACGACGCATGGTCGAGCTCGGTCCCGAAGTGGGCAACAACGTGATTATCGAACGAGGTCTGGTCCCGAATGAAAATATCGTCGTGGAAGGATTCCACAAACTCACCCATGGCGACAAAGTAATCCCCGCAGTCTATCAGGAGAAAGCCCAGGAAAGCACCACTAAAAACTAA
- a CDS encoding linear amide C-N hydrolase, translating to MMKRLFLLGIAAMLLSTNTFSWACTGITLTAKDGSKIVARTIEWGGSDLNSQYVIVPRGYQQQSFIPGGEQTGLKFTARYGYVGLAVEQKEFIAEGLNEAGLSAGLFYFPGYGQYEAYNPTHQATSIADLQLVAWILGSFSTIDEAVKGLKTVHVVSIDPRASTVHWRMTDVSGRQVVLEIVGGQLNFYENKLGVLTNSPGFEWQITNLNNYINLYPGTTDTKSFGDITLSSFGAGSGFIGLPGDITPPSRFVRAAFYQTTAPEQNDAIGAVTQSFHILNNFDIPIGAEFLAGQTPTDIPSATQWTSSADVTHRVLYYRTMYNSAIRSFDLKSIDFGRVKYQVQPLDVNKQQPIQTISIK from the coding sequence ATGATGAAACGATTATTTCTCTTGGGAATAGCCGCTATGCTACTCTCGACAAACACCTTTTCATGGGCCTGTACCGGCATTACCCTCACGGCAAAAGATGGCTCCAAGATTGTAGCCCGCACCATCGAATGGGGCGGCAGCGACCTGAACAGCCAATATGTGATTGTGCCCCGCGGGTATCAACAGCAGTCATTCATACCAGGGGGAGAGCAAACCGGGCTGAAATTTACGGCCCGATACGGTTATGTAGGACTAGCCGTCGAGCAAAAAGAGTTCATAGCCGAAGGGTTGAACGAGGCCGGACTGTCAGCCGGGCTGTTTTATTTCCCCGGTTACGGACAATACGAGGCCTACAATCCTACCCATCAGGCCACGAGTATTGCCGACCTGCAACTGGTAGCCTGGATTCTGGGTAGTTTCTCGACGATCGACGAAGCGGTGAAGGGGTTGAAAACGGTACATGTCGTGTCGATTGACCCGCGAGCCTCGACCGTCCACTGGCGCATGACCGACGTCTCCGGCCGACAGGTGGTATTGGAGATTGTAGGCGGCCAGCTCAATTTCTACGAGAACAAACTGGGTGTACTCACCAACTCACCGGGATTTGAGTGGCAAATCACCAATCTCAACAACTACATCAATCTCTATCCGGGCACGACCGATACGAAATCTTTCGGCGACATCACGCTCTCCTCGTTCGGTGCAGGTAGCGGATTCATCGGTCTTCCCGGCGACATCACACCTCCTTCCCGATTTGTTCGTGCGGCCTTCTATCAAACCACCGCTCCCGAGCAGAACGACGCCATAGGGGCTGTGACTCAAAGTTTCCATATCCTCAATAATTTCGATATTCCCATCGGGGCCGAATTTCTGGCCGGACAGACACCGACCGATATACCCAGTGCCACACAGTGGACCTCGTCGGCCGACGTCACACATCGAGTACTCTACTACCGCACCATGTACAACAGCGCGATTCGCAGTTTCGATTTGAAAAGTATTGACTTTGGTCGTGTTAAATACCAGGTTCAACCGCTCGATGTCAACAAACAGCAACCCATACAGACGATTTCAATCAAGTAG
- the ppk1 gene encoding polyphosphate kinase 1, protein MENVRKYFKRDISWLSFNYRVLMEAMDKTVPLFDRIRFLSIYQSNQEEFYRVRVSEYHQILSDPTQSEEEKEQAECTLESINREVNRQVDIFNKFFFNDIIPELEQEGMVLYHQEKIEDFHRAEVRRFFKEEVFPFLQPVLILKDDIVSFLRDNRLYLAIKMFKKSDRDNPDRIPFYAQIKIPFSKVPRFIKLTPYNGKNYVMFIDDMIALNLDIVFPGFDIDSHYAIRVSRDADFSIEPKEGVNIVDAVRKRVKKRKIGNANRLVYDGSMSRDMLEYICEAYDIPHGQCIRSSRYLNLEDLTKLPNLTGRVLSEALPSPMRLPIFDNAPSMFEVIRHRDFLIHFPYQSFDYLTRFLTEAADNPTVTDIKLTQYRVAENSEVINRLLYAAQRGKQVTVYVEIKARFDEENNIITSELMQQSGVRVVYSTPGLKVHAKALLVKCAPPDPKLPRAYAFLSTGNFNEDTARIYSDMGLFTVNREITRELDKLFSILDGSSTDRDFKTLLVAQFNMVDVLKQKIRFEMEEARQGRKARIILKMNGLHDTGMIDALYDASEAGVRVDLLVRGINCLVPNQPYSRNIHMTRIIDSYLEHARIWYFYAGGREEVYLSSADWMRRNLNRRIETAVPILDQRIKNEILSVIDLQLRDNVKACYIDEYLGNHYVRNEGPKIRSQRLCFRLLEEYSTPDSSTGIPEIFIS, encoded by the coding sequence ATGGAAAATGTTCGGAAATACTTCAAGCGGGATATCAGTTGGTTATCGTTCAATTATCGGGTGTTGATGGAGGCGATGGACAAGACGGTTCCTTTGTTTGACCGAATCAGGTTCCTGTCGATATACCAGTCGAATCAAGAGGAGTTCTATCGCGTGAGGGTATCGGAGTATCACCAGATTCTGTCGGACCCGACCCAAAGCGAGGAGGAGAAGGAGCAGGCCGAATGTACCTTGGAGTCGATTAACCGAGAGGTAAACCGACAGGTCGACATCTTCAACAAATTTTTCTTCAACGACATTATTCCCGAGTTGGAACAAGAGGGTATGGTGTTGTACCACCAGGAGAAAATCGAGGATTTTCACCGGGCGGAGGTTCGCCGTTTTTTCAAGGAAGAGGTATTCCCCTTCCTGCAACCGGTACTGATTTTGAAAGACGACATCGTCTCTTTCCTGCGCGACAATCGGCTCTACCTGGCTATCAAGATGTTCAAGAAGAGCGACCGCGACAACCCCGACCGAATCCCCTTCTATGCCCAGATAAAGATACCATTCAGCAAGGTGCCGCGATTTATCAAACTTACCCCCTACAACGGGAAAAACTATGTGATGTTTATCGACGACATGATAGCCTTGAATCTCGACATCGTCTTTCCGGGCTTCGACATCGATTCGCACTATGCGATACGGGTGTCGCGCGATGCCGATTTTTCCATCGAACCCAAGGAAGGGGTGAATATCGTCGACGCCGTGCGCAAACGGGTGAAGAAGCGGAAAATAGGTAATGCCAACCGACTGGTCTACGACGGCAGTATGTCCCGCGACATGTTGGAGTATATCTGCGAGGCCTATGATATTCCGCACGGACAGTGTATCCGTTCGAGCCGATACCTGAACTTGGAGGACCTCACCAAGCTCCCCAACCTGACGGGCCGGGTTTTGAGCGAGGCCCTGCCCTCGCCCATGCGGCTGCCCATCTTCGACAATGCCCCGTCGATGTTCGAGGTGATTCGTCACCGCGACTTTTTGATACATTTCCCCTACCAGTCGTTCGACTACCTCACCCGGTTCCTCACCGAAGCGGCCGACAACCCTACCGTGACCGACATCAAGCTGACTCAATACCGGGTAGCCGAAAATTCGGAGGTCATCAACCGTCTGCTCTATGCCGCCCAACGGGGAAAACAGGTAACGGTCTATGTCGAAATCAAGGCCCGGTTCGACGAAGAGAATAACATCATCACCTCGGAGTTGATGCAGCAATCGGGCGTGCGCGTTGTGTACAGCACACCGGGATTGAAGGTACATGCCAAAGCGTTGCTGGTCAAATGTGCCCCACCCGACCCGAAGCTACCGCGAGCCTACGCATTCCTGAGTACCGGGAACTTCAACGAAGATACGGCCCGAATCTACTCCGATATGGGACTGTTTACCGTCAATCGTGAAATTACCCGTGAACTGGACAAGCTCTTCTCCATTCTCGACGGCTCGTCGACCGACCGCGATTTCAAGACCCTGCTCGTGGCCCAGTTCAACATGGTCGATGTGTTGAAGCAAAAGATACGGTTCGAAATGGAAGAGGCCCGCCAGGGGCGAAAGGCTCGCATCATTTTGAAGATGAACGGCCTGCATGACACCGGCATGATCGACGCCCTCTACGATGCCAGCGAAGCCGGTGTACGCGTCGACCTGTTGGTGCGGGGCATCAACTGCCTGGTTCCCAACCAACCATACAGCCGCAACATTCACATGACCCGCATCATCGACTCCTACCTCGAACATGCCCGCATCTGGTATTTCTATGCCGGTGGACGCGAGGAGGTGTATCTGTCGTCGGCCGACTGGATGCGCCGGAACCTGAATCGTCGCATCGAAACGGCTGTACCCATTCTCGACCAGCGCATCAAAAACGAAATTCTGTCGGTCATCGACCTGCAACTGCGTGACAACGTAAAGGCTTGTTATATCGACGAGTACCTCGGGAATCACTACGTCCGCAACGAGGGGCCCAAAATCCGCTCCCAACGGCTTTGCTTCCGCCTGCTGGAAGAGTATTCTACCCCCGACTCCTCGACCGGCATACCCGAAATTTTTATCAGCTAA
- a CDS encoding zinc ribbon domain-containing protein, protein MATDKTKAEKEYTVEEKLKTLYDLQTILSEIDRIKTLRGELPLEVQDLEDEIAGLETRIKNYHTEIEDLKAAVAAKKVEIQNAQTLIDKYTKQQDNVRNNREFDFLSKEIEYQTLEIQLCEKRINEYIASQEAKTKEVAESEEVLQDRQHILAEKKSELDEIVSETKQDEEKLREKAKKLENKVEPRLLTAFKRIRKNARNGLAVVYIQRDSCGGCFNRIPPQRQLDIKMHKKIIVCEYCGRIMIDPELAGVKEEH, encoded by the coding sequence ATGGCTACTGACAAAACAAAAGCTGAAAAAGAATATACAGTGGAGGAGAAGTTGAAAACACTGTACGATTTGCAAACCATTCTCTCGGAGATCGATAGAATCAAAACCCTGAGAGGTGAGTTGCCTCTCGAAGTTCAGGACCTCGAAGATGAAATAGCCGGTCTTGAAACCCGTATCAAAAACTACCACACCGAGATAGAAGACTTGAAAGCTGCCGTAGCGGCCAAAAAGGTAGAAATACAAAACGCTCAGACGCTGATCGACAAATATACCAAGCAGCAAGACAACGTGCGCAACAACCGCGAGTTTGATTTCTTGTCGAAAGAGATTGAGTATCAAACGCTCGAAATCCAGTTGTGCGAAAAACGCATCAACGAGTATATCGCTTCGCAGGAAGCCAAGACGAAAGAGGTTGCTGAGTCGGAAGAGGTGTTGCAAGACCGTCAACATATCCTGGCCGAGAAGAAAAGCGAACTCGACGAAATCGTTTCGGAGACGAAACAAGACGAAGAAAAGCTGAGAGAGAAGGCCAAGAAGCTCGAAAACAAAGTGGAACCCCGCTTGTTGACTGCTTTCAAACGCATTCGTAAAAATGCCCGTAACGGTTTGGCCGTGGTTTATATCCAACGCGATTCCTGCGGTGGTTGCTTCAACCGTATCCCGCCTCAAAGACAGCTCGATATCAAGATGCACAAAAAGATTATCGTGTGCGAATACTGCGGTCGTATCATGATCGATCCGGAACTTGCCGGTGTAAAAGAAGAGCATTAA
- a CDS encoding HU family DNA-binding protein — protein sequence MDHKVFLTQLQTRLGKDKEEVEDYMSAFLQIMKERCAQMDSVAIQGFGSFEPRKKLERVVVNPATGKRMLVPPKMILSFKPGSAIKMKLKKLSAR from the coding sequence ATGGATCATAAAGTTTTTTTGACGCAGTTGCAGACCCGCTTGGGCAAGGATAAAGAGGAGGTAGAGGACTACATGTCGGCATTCCTCCAAATTATGAAGGAGCGTTGTGCGCAGATGGATTCGGTAGCAATTCAAGGATTCGGCTCTTTCGAACCCAGAAAGAAGCTGGAACGGGTTGTGGTGAATCCCGCTACGGGCAAACGTATGCTTGTGCCGCCCAAGATGATTCTCTCGTTTAAACCGGGAAGTGCCATTAAAATGAAACTTAAAAAGCTCTCTGCCCGATGA
- the aspS gene encoding aspartate--tRNA ligase: MYRTNTCGELRLSHVGQKVTLAGWVQRSRKMGGMTFVDLRDRYGITQLVFNQESDAGLCEQANKLGREYVIQVTGTVTERSNKNANLPTGDIEIIAEKLVVLHTAETPPFTIEDESDGGDDIRMQYRYLDLRRPIVRRNLELRHKMAFEVRRYLDDLNFLEVETPVLIKSTPEGARDFVVPSRMNPGEFYALPQSPQTLKQLLMVSGFDRYFQIVKCFRDEDLRADRQPEFTQIDCEMSFVEQEDILNIFEGMIKHLFKKIRGIEFKEPFLRMTWADAMKYYGSDKPDMRFGMRFVELKDLTEGHNFGVFDSAEYVGGICAEGCATYSRKQLDELTDFVKRPQIGAKGLIYVRFDENGNPKSSVDKFYSADDLKKWGERFGAKPGDLLLILAGPTMKTRKALCELRLEMGSRLGLRDKDTFAPLWVIDFPLFEWDEETQRFYAMHHPFTSPKAEDIPLLDSDTGAVRANAYDMVINGVELGGGSIRIHDSELQDHMFRLLGFTEEQAEAQFGFLMNAFKYGAPPHGGLAFGLDRLVSMFAGLDSIRDCIAFPKNNSGRDVMLNAPSPLDDSQLDELCILVKPKK; this comes from the coding sequence ATGTATAGAACGAATACATGTGGAGAGTTACGGTTGAGCCATGTGGGGCAGAAGGTAACTTTGGCCGGGTGGGTACAACGTAGCCGTAAGATGGGTGGTATGACTTTTGTCGATCTGCGCGATCGCTATGGTATCACTCAGTTGGTATTTAATCAGGAGAGCGATGCCGGTTTGTGCGAACAGGCCAACAAGTTGGGCCGTGAGTATGTGATACAGGTTACGGGTACGGTGACCGAGCGCTCGAACAAGAATGCCAACCTGCCCACGGGCGACATCGAAATCATAGCCGAGAAACTGGTTGTGTTGCACACGGCCGAGACTCCGCCCTTTACGATTGAAGACGAGTCGGACGGTGGCGACGATATTCGCATGCAATACCGTTATCTCGATTTGCGCCGCCCCATCGTGCGCCGCAATCTCGAACTGCGTCACAAGATGGCTTTCGAGGTGCGTCGCTATCTCGATGACCTGAATTTCTTGGAGGTAGAGACCCCTGTGCTCATCAAGTCGACACCCGAGGGAGCCCGTGATTTCGTGGTGCCTTCGCGCATGAATCCGGGTGAGTTCTATGCGTTGCCTCAGTCGCCGCAAACGCTGAAACAGCTGTTGATGGTGTCGGGCTTCGACCGCTACTTCCAAATCGTGAAATGTTTCCGCGACGAGGACCTGCGGGCCGACCGTCAGCCCGAGTTTACCCAAATCGACTGCGAGATGTCGTTTGTCGAGCAGGAAGATATTCTCAACATCTTCGAGGGAATGATCAAGCATCTGTTCAAGAAAATTCGTGGTATCGAGTTCAAGGAACCGTTCCTGCGCATGACTTGGGCCGATGCCATGAAATATTACGGTAGCGACAAACCCGATATGCGATTCGGTATGCGGTTTGTCGAACTGAAAGACTTGACCGAAGGGCACAACTTCGGGGTATTCGATAGCGCCGAGTATGTGGGCGGTATCTGTGCCGAAGGGTGCGCTACTTATTCGCGCAAGCAGCTCGACGAATTGACCGATTTCGTGAAACGTCCGCAAATCGGAGCCAAAGGTTTGATTTATGTACGGTTCGACGAGAACGGCAACCCCAAATCGTCGGTCGACAAGTTCTACTCGGCCGACGACCTCAAAAAGTGGGGCGAGCGTTTCGGTGCCAAACCGGGCGACCTGTTGCTGATTCTGGCCGGTCCCACGATGAAGACCCGCAAAGCGTTGTGCGAACTGCGCTTGGAGATGGGCTCTCGCCTGGGGCTGCGCGACAAAGATACCTTTGCACCGTTGTGGGTAATCGATTTCCCCCTGTTTGAGTGGGACGAAGAGACCCAACGTTTCTACGCCATGCACCACCCGTTCACCTCGCCGAAGGCCGAGGATATTCCCTTGCTCGACAGTGATACCGGTGCCGTGCGGGCCAATGCCTACGATATGGTTATCAACGGTGTGGAACTGGGCGGCGGTTCTATCCGTATCCACGACAGCGAACTGCAAGACCATATGTTCCGTCTGCTGGGATTTACCGAGGAGCAGGCCGAGGCTCAGTTCGGCTTCCTCATGAATGCCTTCAAATACGGAGCACCCCCTCACGGAGGTTTGGCATTTGGTCTCGACCGTCTGGTGTCGATGTTCGCCGGTCTCGATTCCATTCGCGACTGCATCGCCTTCCCCAAGAACAACTCGGGCCGCGATGTCATGCTCAATGCACCGTCGCCGCTGGACGACTCGCAGTTGGACGAATTGTGTATCCTGGTAAAACCGAAAAAGTAA
- a CDS encoding Nif3-like dinuclear metal center hexameric protein: MVILNDIIEAIEAVAPVAWQESYDNAGLQVGNRFQSVSGAVICLDVTEAVVDEAIALGYNLIVSHHPLLFKGLKSITGSSCVERIVVKAIQHNIAIYAAHTNLDNAPGGVSFRMARKLGLIDVRVLDPMPGLLMKLVTYVPESHVEPVRTALFEAGAGHTGNYDQCSFGQVGEGTFRPGLHAKPYCGVIGELHREPETRLEVIVPVYAQGTVMAALKRSHPYEEPAFDWIPLANRWEQVGAGVVGHLPEPVDEMLMLEKLKETFEVGCVKHSPLHGRKISRIALCGGAGASLMSKAVAAGADMFVTGEIRYHDYFEFESRILLAEIGHYESEQYTKEIFCEIIQKKFPTFAIHSTQVDTNPINYL; this comes from the coding sequence GTGGTAATTCTCAATGATATTATAGAGGCCATCGAGGCGGTGGCACCTGTTGCCTGGCAAGAGTCTTACGATAATGCCGGGTTACAGGTGGGCAACCGGTTCCAGTCGGTGTCGGGTGCCGTGATTTGTCTCGATGTCACCGAGGCTGTGGTCGATGAGGCCATCGCCTTGGGGTATAATCTTATCGTGTCGCATCACCCCCTGTTGTTCAAGGGACTGAAATCGATTACGGGGAGCAGCTGTGTCGAACGGATTGTCGTTAAGGCTATCCAGCACAATATCGCTATCTATGCAGCTCATACCAATCTCGACAACGCTCCGGGTGGAGTCTCGTTCAGAATGGCCCGCAAGTTGGGCCTCATCGATGTACGCGTACTCGATCCCATGCCCGGGTTGTTGATGAAACTGGTTACCTATGTGCCTGAATCTCATGTCGAGCCGGTAAGAACCGCACTCTTCGAGGCCGGAGCCGGCCACACAGGCAACTACGATCAGTGCAGTTTCGGCCAGGTCGGTGAGGGAACCTTCCGCCCCGGATTGCATGCCAAGCCCTATTGCGGTGTGATAGGGGAGTTGCATCGGGAACCCGAGACCCGGTTGGAGGTCATTGTACCCGTTTATGCCCAGGGCACCGTCATGGCTGCGTTGAAGAGAAGTCACCCCTACGAAGAGCCCGCTTTCGATTGGATTCCTCTGGCCAACCGTTGGGAACAGGTAGGAGCCGGTGTGGTAGGCCATTTGCCCGAACCGGTCGACGAAATGTTGATGCTGGAAAAACTCAAAGAGACCTTCGAGGTGGGGTGCGTGAAGCATTCGCCTTTACACGGGCGCAAGATTTCACGCATCGCCTTGTGCGGCGGGGCCGGAGCCTCGCTCATGTCGAAAGCCGTTGCCGCCGGAGCCGATATGTTTGTGACCGGCGAAATCAGATACCACGACTATTTTGAATTTGAATCACGCATCTTGTTGGCCGAAATCGGTCATTATGAGAGTGAACAATACACAAAAGAGATTTTTTGTGAGATAATTCAAAAAAAATTCCCTACCTTTGCAATCCATTCTACACAGGTAGATACAAATCCGATAAATTATTTGTAA